From the Nostoc sp. PCC 7107 genome, the window TTTTCTGATTCAGAATTAGGCAGGTTAAATAGAACATGTAAAGGTAATCTTGATAAATCGCGGTGAGGTATTAAAATCAGATTTGTGATGCCTTCAAGTTCCTGGGTAATTGTGGAAATTTCCAGAAGTTTTTGCAGATGTAAGAGTCTGTGTTCCATCTGCGATCGCCAAGGATGATTACTTTTAGTTTGCGGGTCTTGGGCTTGGTCGCAATAATCTTGGTATGTTTGATGCCAATCTTCTAACCAATGTTCAAATGCAATCAGTCTTCTAGTCGCTTCTGGTAAAGGTAACTCTTGCAGCGGCTTACTAATTTCTGATGATCTATTTCCTAGTTCTTGGACAGGAGTAAATACCAAAATAGGTGAGGGAGCGCCATCTTTAATAATAAAGGTGTGCAGAGCAGCGGGGCTAATATGCCAGTAAATAATTGCGGTGGTGGGGTTAAGTAAATGTTGAACTGAACTATAGTTGAGGGAATAAATTTCATCTTGCCAGCTAAACAGCAACCACTGTAAACAAGCATTTTTGATCTGTTCTGCTAGTTCCCAAGCTTCTACCAAATCACCAGATTCTACTAAAAAATCAACGCCTAATTGCCCAATTCCCGCAAATCTGAGTGCCAACTGTTTTTTACTTTCATCAGAACGCCCAGGGTCACTAAATAATTCTTGCAATAAATTAGCGGCACGTTGTTGTAATTCTTGTGCTTGTGTAGTTTGCCCTAAACCCAACAGGACTTTAATTAAAGATTGCAGTATTTCTAAATGTAGTAGGGGAAATCCTTCCCAACTGAGAGTTAATAATGCTTGATTATATTCAAATACAGATTTGCGCCAATGTTGCCGGGGTGCAGGTTGTTTTTTACCTTGTTCATAATGGGTATTACCAATAGCTAAATGCAGCCTTCCCCAACCCTCTGGGTGAGTATCTGGGCGGATATATTTTAACCCTTGTTCATAGCTGGCGAGTTTACCTGCGTAACCACCTTGTTTTAAGGCGGGGTTAATGGCGGCGACGTTAGTTAATAAATGCTCAAGTGTTTCTGTATCAGGTACATGACCGATCGCTGTACCTCGACCAATCCAAGCTTCCCAATAATCGAGTTTGATTTGTAAGGCGTTGTCATAAGCCACGATCGCCTCAGTATATCGTTCTAAATAAAACAGGGCGACGGCTTGATTGTACCAAGGGAGGTGAAAGTCAGGTTTGATAGCGATCGCTTTTTGATAGGAGGCGATCGCTTCTTCTCTTCTGACTAAGTTATCTAGCGCTACACCTCGGTTATACCAAGCTAAATAAAAATCAGGTTGAGCAGCCAGGGCTTTATCCCAAGAAGCGATCGCTTCTGACCACTGTTTTAAATTAAACAGCACCACACCCCGGTCAATCCAAACTTCGTAATAGTCTGGTTGTAGTTCTAACGCTTGATTGTAAGAGGCGATAGCTTCTGTATATTGCTCACTCACAGCAAAAGCAATACCCCGGTAATACCATGTTTCCGGGTCTTGGGGTTGCAATTCTAAGGCTTGATCGTAACTGGTAATGGCCTCCCAAACTTGCCCTAATTTCAGCAGCGCTAGAGCCTTACTCGCCCAAGCTTCTGGATAATTGGGATGGATTTCGATGGCTTGACTAAAAGACGCGATCGCTTCGGCAAATAATCCCAATTCTCCCAAAGTTCCGCCGCGATTGTACCAAGCTTTGTAATGGTCTGGTTTCAGGTCAATCGCTGTGTCATAGGCCGCCACGGCTTCAGCGAAACGTTCTAAATGGAACAAAGTCAAGCCGCGATTAAACCAATATTCATAAGATTCCGGTTGCAATTCAATGGCGCGATCATAAGAAGCGATCGCACTTGCCAAATCTCCGGTTTTGGCTTGTTGCAAACCTTGATAAAACCAAGCTTGTGCTTGAATTGCTGTATTTGCCGGATTAGTTGTCGTAGTCGGAGACGGGTTAGCTTGTGTTGTCAGATTCATCGCCAACTGCTGTACTAAATGTGCGCTTTGGTCTAACCTTCCCAACAATTCATCTAGAGTATAGGCGACATTTGGATCTAAATTTGCTAAATACTGCTCCCAAGAATTTCCTGAATATTCTTTTCTAACCAGCCTTGTCTGTTCTTCAGGGTATTCCAAAGACAATTCACTTAAATTACCAATCACATCTTCCGCCGCCGGAGCCAGAAAAGCTACTGCTGTGGTCGGAGCAAATTCCTCTCCAGTATATTCCCAAGAGATTTTTTCCTGATTTTCTGCTGCCATTTCCTGGGGTGATGTAGTAGTGAATTCTTCCCCTGTATACTCCCAAGCTGATACATCTGTGTTCTCTATTGGATATTCCTGGGGTGATGTAGTGGTGAATTCTTCCCCTGTATACTCCCAAACCGATACATCTGTGTTCTCTATTGGATATTCTTGGGGTGATGTACTATCTGCTAATTCTGCTTCTGTGTACTCCCAACGGATTTCTGCTAGATTTTCCGTTGCAATTTCCTGGGGTGGTGTAGTAATGAATTCTCCCCCTGTATACTCCCAAACTGGTACATCAGTGTTTTCTATAGGAGATTCTTGAGGTATCGTCCGAACTACAAATTCTTCCCCTGTATATTCCCAGATGATTTCTTCGACATTTTCTGTAGAAACTTCATCAACTGCGTTTGCTGGCGGTTGTGCAGTCGCTGGAGGTGCTAATTCGTCATATTCCCACAACGATTCACCCAAGTTACGCAGTAAACTTTGTCCCGGAGTATTTACCACAGAATTACTTTCTTGACTCTCCCCAACGGCTTGATCCCATTCATCCGTATCCCGCGTCATTAATCGGATACCAATGTCATAGGACAGTTCACCAACTTTGCCAATGTTGAGTTCCCCAAGTTGTACCATCTGCGTTCCTAACTGCTGATTAGGCGCAGGTGAGATTAACAATCTTTCACCAAAGCTGAGTAACCAATCTATCCAACGTTCTGTACTAATACGGTCTTCCATGCGTTGGAGATATCTGATAGCCCATATTTGTCCTCGTCCTTGATGTACCCCTTCTAGCAGTTGGGTAAACAGAAGTTCCAAATCAGCATTAGTTAATTCAGGAGGTGGTTCTACCATCTCCTGTTCCCTAAAGGTTTTTAAAGTCTGTTTACTACCAGTGGGCTGGTTTGAATGTGTTTTAAGCCACTGCCATAGCTGCGTGAGCATCTGCACATACTCTGAAGGTTTTGTTTATCCTAGATTGTAGCGATCGTTATGTCAAAAAAGCCTAGATTTGCGTGAAACCCACTGCTATTAAAGGGTTTATCTGGTAGATGTTTATCAAAAATATACAAAACTTTGTTAGTTGTTATCCATTGACTCACGCTGGTGCTTCATCTGAAGTTGAGTTACTAGGCATATAGTATTGATTCACCAACTCCTTGATAATCACTTCTGGATCGTCAGATTCAATTCCGAGTTGCTGAGAAATCTGCTGACGTAAGTTGTGATCTTCCTGCATCATGCCAAACAACTGTTCTAAGGTGACAGTTTGGTAATCTCCTTCTGAGCCATTGTCAACTGTTTCTGTGTCTTCTGATTCTACATAGTTTTCTGATGATGGGAATGTGCCGACAGCATCTGGCCCGTCATATTCCCAGATAGATTCACCAGAATTACCAGAATTACGGGTTAACAACTGCATTCCAATTTCGTAAGCCTCATTACCAATTTCTCCAACACCTAAATCACCCAGTTGGACTAACCGCGCGGCTAACTCATTATTTGGTGTAGGTGCTGCTAGTAATCTTTCGCCAAAGCGGCGTAACCACTCTATCCAACGTTCTGAAGAAACACGATGCTCAATATTGTGCAGCCACTTGAGCGCCCAAGCTTGTCCTCGCGCCTGATTTACTCCTTCTAAAAGTTCAGTGAACAGAAATTCTAAATCCGTATCACTCAGAGGCGGTGCTGACTCTTGTTGGACATTCACCTCGGCTTTTTTAGGAGTCGATTTTCTCCCAAACAAACTCTGGAAGAGGTTTTTGAGCCATTGAATTAACCGCTTGAGCATTTGCCGCACCATAAAGTGTATTGTCTACCCTAAGATTGTAGCGATCGCTCTGGACGATGGCGTTGGTGCAGTTAAGAAAATGTACATTCTTAGTCATTAGTCAATGGTCTGCACTTACTTAGTTCAAATGTACTATAATAAAAAACAGACACGCTGCGTTTAAAATATGTGAACGCCAAGTTAGGCGTTTAATCTCAAATTTATTCTGAAAATGGACTGACATTTTCCTTCCATGCCTTACGAACCCCTGCACCACAAGTATCGTCCAAAAAGTTTTGCTGAACTAGTGGGGCAAGAGGCGATCGCTACCACCTTAATTAATGCTATCCGTACAGCTAAAATTGCCCCGGCTTATTTGTTTACCGGGCCAAGAGGTACGGGTAAAACATCTAGTGCCAGAATTCTGGCGAAATCTCTCAATTGTCTCAAAAGTGACACTCCAACAGCCGAACCTTGTGGTGTCTGTGATGTCTGTCAGGGAATCACTAAAGGCTATTCTTTAGATGTAATTGAAATTGATGCGGCCAGTAACACTGGTGTCGATAATATCCGTGAACTGATCGAAAAATCACAGTTTGCCCCAGTGCAGTGTCGGTATAAAGTATATGTAATAGACGAATGCCTCACTGG encodes:
- a CDS encoding tetratricopeptide repeat protein, whose protein sequence is MLTQLWQWLKTHSNQPTGSKQTLKTFREQEMVEPPPELTNADLELLFTQLLEGVHQGRGQIWAIRYLQRMEDRISTERWIDWLLSFGERLLISPAPNQQLGTQMVQLGELNIGKVGELSYDIGIRLMTRDTDEWDQAVGESQESNSVVNTPGQSLLRNLGESLWEYDELAPPATAQPPANAVDEVSTENVEEIIWEYTGEEFVVRTIPQESPIENTDVPVWEYTGGEFITTPPQEIATENLAEIRWEYTEAELADSTSPQEYPIENTDVSVWEYTGEEFTTTSPQEYPIENTDVSAWEYTGEEFTTTSPQEMAAENQEKISWEYTGEEFAPTTAVAFLAPAAEDVIGNLSELSLEYPEEQTRLVRKEYSGNSWEQYLANLDPNVAYTLDELLGRLDQSAHLVQQLAMNLTTQANPSPTTTTNPANTAIQAQAWFYQGLQQAKTGDLASAIASYDRAIELQPESYEYWFNRGLTLFHLERFAEAVAAYDTAIDLKPDHYKAWYNRGGTLGELGLFAEAIASFSQAIEIHPNYPEAWASKALALLKLGQVWEAITSYDQALELQPQDPETWYYRGIAFAVSEQYTEAIASYNQALELQPDYYEVWIDRGVVLFNLKQWSEAIASWDKALAAQPDFYLAWYNRGVALDNLVRREEAIASYQKAIAIKPDFHLPWYNQAVALFYLERYTEAIVAYDNALQIKLDYWEAWIGRGTAIGHVPDTETLEHLLTNVAAINPALKQGGYAGKLASYEQGLKYIRPDTHPEGWGRLHLAIGNTHYEQGKKQPAPRQHWRKSVFEYNQALLTLSWEGFPLLHLEILQSLIKVLLGLGQTTQAQELQQRAANLLQELFSDPGRSDESKKQLALRFAGIGQLGVDFLVESGDLVEAWELAEQIKNACLQWLLFSWQDEIYSLNYSSVQHLLNPTTAIIYWHISPAALHTFIIKDGAPSPILVFTPVQELGNRSSEISKPLQELPLPEATRRLIAFEHWLEDWHQTYQDYCDQAQDPQTKSNHPWRSQMEHRLLHLQKLLEISTITQELEGITNLILIPHRDLSRLPLHVLFNLPNSESENLHIQSRFITNYLPSIQIGVNLQPRNIEQLREQKFLSIESPAKANYSPPKFTKLESEVISQMFDYPHRIQEEAANKTNVEKALSENFNIFHFTGQVINNFVEPTKSELILAGEDKLTLTEICQKNLTSYDLVLLSACKFVSNINQSVATEYVSIVNSFLCGGVPQIISTLWNVESSASALLIIEFYRRLQVNKSSNTALTEATTWLQEVTAGELTIWYENLIKTLHPDELRIRTYLATHLYRISKIVPDKKPYNHPYYWAGFIITGI